The Dehalobacter sp. DCM sequence TTCTGCTTTACATGTAAAAAAACAGACATTTGTCTGTTTTTTTACACCCATTCTCATACTAACAGCTAATACGATATTGATCAGCGATACCTGCGGTTTTACATTGATTCATCATATAACTTGACCCCGTTTTTTCCGTGTTCTTTGATATAGTACAGTGCTTCGTCTGCGACATGAAACACTTCCGTATATGTTCTCCCGTGTTCTGGAAACAAACCGACACCTACACTGCAATACGCAGTGTATTGCTCACCTGCTTCTTCCAAATTAATCTCCATGATATTCTTTTGCAAGGCATTGACCCGATCCTGAATTTCCTCTATTGAATTAATGTTTTTAAGAACAATGACAAACTCGTCGCCGCCTACCCTGCCGATAATATCCGAAACACGAAACGTCATATTAAACGTTTCAGCAATTCGCCGGAGTAATTTATCCCCGGTTTTGTGCCCCCAATTATCGTTTACATGCTTAAAATTATCAATATCGACCACCATCAAAGCATGACGGGAAGCTGCCCCTTCGTTGGAAAAAAAATCCTCGCAAAGCATTTGTGTTGTAATATTATTATATAATCCGGTGAGTAAGTCTCTTTCGGCCTTTTCGAGCAGTTTTTGTTCGCGGGTCTTTTGATCGTCTATATCCATTAACTTGCATAAACAGCGGTAAGGCTTACCCCTTTCATCGCGAAGTATGACCGCCTTGCAGCGGCACCAGAAATCAACTCCGCTGCCGCGCTTAAATCTAAAATCAACACTAAACGTCTTGTTATCGATTTCACTTGTATTATACATACTGTCAAAGGCCTTTACGACAGTATCCACATCCTCCGGATGAATCATACCGGCATTTACTTCACCGTGTGGAAAATTCACAAAAATAAGATCCCTCTGCAAAAAAGATTTGGCATCGCCCATTATTTCCGCTTCCAATGTTAGCAGGTCCAGATCAATGATAATATCTAAGCCTAACCCGGTCAGGATCTGTTGCCGCTCTTTATTGCGCCAATATTTTTCTTCTATTCGTTTCGCTTGTTCAGCTAACACATCGTCGTGTATATCTCTTACTGTGAGTAAGATTTTCTCTTCCGGTTCATAATAATGATAGACGACCTCTCGCCAACGCTGCTCCGGTGTATCATTAATCCTATACCGGAAAGCATACCGCCCATTGTTCTTGACAGAGTTCACGACATTGGCTAATCTAGCCTGTTGGTAATACGCTTCGCGTTCCGCTGCAGGCACCAGCGTATCGCGAATAAACTTCATCCACCTGTCGTAATCCCCAATCACAGGTACCCGGTGTGAATTACTGCCGTTGCCGGCATATTGTTCGAACAAGCCGGTCTTAATATCCACCAGGGTAATATATTCGTAATGCGCCAACATGGTCATTTCGAAGATCGAGCGCAGCCGTATACTTTCTAACTCTCGGGCTTTTTCCTGTATAATTGGCCGTGTCAGCGTAATCTCGATGACATCGTCATTTTCTTGATTTGTTAAGAAAATCACAGTCACCTTAACCCAGCGATAGATGCCGTCATCACCCAATTGTCGGACTTCCAACACGACACTCGTTTCCCCTTTGGCGTAGGCCTTGATCAAGCTTTCTCGCGAGAACGTATTATAGAATATCTTTTTGTGCAGGGGATCGACGGAGGCTATGCCATTTTCGATGAGCTCATCAAACACACCGCCGATAGGCGATGTTTTAGTTGTATAGCGCCCGTATTCTAACATTTTATAGGAGTTCTTCGTCAGGTTCACATAGATGATCATCGGAAAGAATTTGGAGATGGCAAATAACAAATGCTGCATTTCAAGAGTACCGAAATCATCCTCACGAATCATAGGCAGTATTTCTATTGCAGTGTCCTCTGTCATATTTATCACCTGCTTAAGTCTTTATCATCCAAAATTGATACTCTTTGGATTTGTCAATTGGCTGTTCATAATTATTATCGTACATTTTTCGACATATTTATAATAGTTTTTTTATTATCAGTAATTTCTGTTTTGAATAACATACATCGCATTATTCCTTTTTGTCTTCTTAATGATGCTAATAAGAAAGCTATCACATCGTTTAGCATATTGTTAACTCTACCTTAAAGACTATTTACAATGCAGACAGGCCGTTTTCCGTCTTGTACGCGTCGCATGTTTGTCGCAATATTTTTGTAAATCGTTTCAAACACATTCTTTGTGAGGCCGGCAATATGGGGAGAGAGCGAAACGCGATACTGGTATTCTTCAGGGAGATTTAAAATTGGATTATCCAGTAAAACCGGTTCCGGTGCCAATGTATCCAACCCGGCACCCGCTATTTGTCCTGATACGATGGCTTCCTTCAAATCGTCATGGTTTATAATTTCACCCCTGGCCGTATTGATCAGTATGGCTGTCTTTTTCATCTTAGAAAAAACATCCCGATTAAACATGTTAATTGTTTTTGGGGTGACTGGAACATGGATACTGATGATATCACATTGTTTATATATCGCTTCTAAATCCAGATAGGTAACATTTAATTGTTCTTCCGTTTTAATATCAACCGGCTTGGTATTATTGTAGCTGACTCTGCAGCCAAATCCCTTGAGTCTTTTGGCTGTTTCTCTTCCGATAGCACCAAAGCCAATAATCCCAACATGACAAAACTCAAGTTCAGGTATTCCTTCCAAGCAAAACTGGCCTTTTGCCTCGATCTGCTTTCCTTTTCTTATCATCATTTCGCCTTCACTGAAGCGCCGCAGGGTTGTCAGCATTAATAAAACAGTTTGTTCGGCTACCGCCCCTGCATTGACCGAAAAATTGTTACAAACATACACATTGCGTTCTCTTGCCGCTTCGATATCAATTCGGTTGTATCCCACCCCTTCCGAATGAATCATTTTTAATGCCGGCAGTGCCTCAATGATTTTTCTGCTAACAGGCAAAATGGCGTCTACCAAGATGCATTCTGCATCGCTTGCTTTTTCTATGACCTCGTCATCTGTGTAGTGTTGACCGATGTCAATCATTTCCCAATCCGCCGGTATCATCGACTTATGCATATAGTGATCAACTCGGGCTTTTGACGTTAAAATTGCAATTTTCATGACTTATTCCCCCATATTATTCCAGTCTTTATCTGATTGCCAATTACAAATGGAACTCCCAAAAAGTACGATTCAGATCTTTTG is a genomic window containing:
- a CDS encoding sensor domain-containing diguanylate cyclase, coding for MTEDTAIEILPMIREDDFGTLEMQHLLFAISKFFPMIIYVNLTKNSYKMLEYGRYTTKTSPIGGVFDELIENGIASVDPLHKKIFYNTFSRESLIKAYAKGETSVVLEVRQLGDDGIYRWVKVTVIFLTNQENDDVIEITLTRPIIQEKARELESIRLRSIFEMTMLAHYEYITLVDIKTGLFEQYAGNGSNSHRVPVIGDYDRWMKFIRDTLVPAAEREAYYQQARLANVVNSVKNNGRYAFRYRINDTPEQRWREVVYHYYEPEEKILLTVRDIHDDVLAEQAKRIEEKYWRNKERQQILTGLGLDIIIDLDLLTLEAEIMGDAKSFLQRDLIFVNFPHGEVNAGMIHPEDVDTVVKAFDSMYNTSEIDNKTFSVDFRFKRGSGVDFWCRCKAVILRDERGKPYRCLCKLMDIDDQKTREQKLLEKAERDLLTGLYNNITTQMLCEDFFSNEGAASRHALMVVDIDNFKHVNDNWGHKTGDKLLRRIAETFNMTFRVSDIIGRVGGDEFVIVLKNINSIEEIQDRVNALQKNIMEINLEEAGEQYTAYCSVGVGLFPEHGRTYTEVFHVADEALYYIKEHGKNGVKLYDESM
- a CDS encoding 2-hydroxyacid dehydrogenase produces the protein MKIAILTSKARVDHYMHKSMIPADWEMIDIGQHYTDDEVIEKASDAECILVDAILPVSRKIIEALPALKMIHSEGVGYNRIDIEAARERNVYVCNNFSVNAGAVAEQTVLLMLTTLRRFSEGEMMIRKGKQIEAKGQFCLEGIPELEFCHVGIIGFGAIGRETAKRLKGFGCRVSYNNTKPVDIKTEEQLNVTYLDLEAIYKQCDIISIHVPVTPKTINMFNRDVFSKMKKTAILINTARGEIINHDDLKEAIVSGQIAGAGLDTLAPEPVLLDNPILNLPEEYQYRVSLSPHIAGLTKNVFETIYKNIATNMRRVQDGKRPVCIVNSL